The Alkalibacter saccharofermentans DSM 14828 genome has a window encoding:
- a CDS encoding cob(I)yrinic acid a,c-diamide adenosyltransferase: MASVYTKTGDQGETGLLGGSRIGKDDLRVDCYGTLDEANAMIGVAYSMIQNKRIKEILEAIQQKIFLIGAELASDENGKKYLSEMIHQGDIEDIEKVIDKYSTRVGEQKYFITPGQTTESSFLHVARSIIRRAERLMVRLQRKDDVRKDILQYINRLSDLLFILARVESEILNKTLDNKPKIWRRKKIEYQNKCCERSFFRDCKKDGAGS; this comes from the coding sequence ATGGCATCTGTTTATACGAAAACTGGAGATCAAGGAGAAACAGGTTTATTGGGGGGAAGTAGAATAGGAAAGGACGACTTGAGGGTAGATTGCTACGGTACATTGGATGAAGCCAATGCTATGATAGGCGTCGCTTATTCTATGATACAAAATAAGAGGATCAAAGAAATACTGGAAGCCATACAGCAAAAAATATTTTTAATTGGTGCAGAATTGGCAAGTGATGAGAATGGAAAAAAGTATCTGTCTGAAATGATCCATCAGGGTGATATAGAAGATATAGAAAAGGTAATAGATAAATATAGTACACGAGTGGGAGAACAAAAATACTTTATTACTCCTGGACAAACTACTGAGTCCTCTTTCTTACATGTAGCCAGATCCATTATTCGAAGAGCTGAGAGATTAATGGTTAGATTACAAAGAAAAGACGACGTCAGAAAAGATATTTTACAATACATAAATAGGTTATCGGACTTATTATTCATACTAGCTAGAGTAGAGTCTGAAATTCTTAATAAAACCTTAGATAATAAACCAAAAATATGGAGGAGGAAGAAAATTGAATATCAAAACAAATGTTGTGAAAGAAGTTTCTTTAGAGACTGTAAAAAAGATGGCGCAGGCAGCTGA
- a CDS encoding diol dehydratase small subunit, with product MQNRKLNPKNDYPLAQKRPELLKAPTGKKLEDITLEKVLNGEIKPEDVRIAPETLELQAQIADADGRVAISKNFRRAAELIAIPDKRILEIYNALRPFRSTREELLEIAKELEEKYSAKINGAFVREAAEVYEKRKKLRREV from the coding sequence ATGCAAAACAGAAAATTAAATCCGAAAAATGATTACCCATTAGCACAGAAAAGACCGGAACTGCTTAAAGCGCCTACTGGGAAAAAACTAGAAGATATTACCTTGGAAAAAGTACTAAATGGAGAAATCAAACCAGAGGATGTAAGAATAGCACCGGAAACCCTAGAGCTACAAGCACAGATAGCTGATGCAGATGGCAGAGTAGCTATTTCTAAAAATTTTAGAAGGGCAGCAGAATTAATAGCTATACCAGATAAAAGAATATTGGAGATTTATAATGCGCTTAGGCCATTCCGTTCTACAAGGGAAGAACTGTTGGAAATAGCAAAGGAATTAGAAGAAAAATATAGTGCAAAGATTAATGGAGCATTCGTTAGGGAAGCAGCTGAAGTATATGAAAAAAGAAAGAAATTAAGAAGAGAAGTATAG
- a CDS encoding diol dehydratase reactivase subunit alpha gives MKFIAGVDIGNATTEVALAKLTDSKQVEFIASGIVPTSGIKGTKQNMKGVFDSLDQALKKAGITRKDLDLIRINEAAPVIGDVAMETITETIITESTMIGHNPATPGGRGLGVGHTVVLNGLETITHKDPVIVLVSKEIDFFKAASNINKAVEKGVKVSGAILQKDDGVLINNRLNQKIPIVDEVMLLEKVPVGMKAAIEVAPAGGVVETLSNPYGIATVFELTSEETKMIVPISRALIGNRSAVVIKTPKGDVQEKRIPAGKIFVRGDRGEKTVDVEDGASKIMEAVTFSARIEDIKGEAGTNAGGMLERVRQVMSELTKQPISDIKIQDLLAVDTFTPQTVKGGLAEEFSLENAVGIAAMVKADKLQMQMIAKLLKEEINVEVEVGGVEADMAIGGALTTPGSNTPLAILDMGAGSTDASIIDKNGEITSVHLAGAGNMVTMLINSELGLDSFELAEDIKKYPLAKVESLFHIRHEDGTVEFLDKPIEPQFFARTVVLKDKGMLTIPGNVAIERIKAIRKNAKEKVFVTNALRALRTVSPTGNIRSIEFVVLVGGSALDFQVPQVVTDALAQYGVVAGRGNIRGIEGPRNAVATGLILNYAECGQDDGQ, from the coding sequence ATGAAATTTATTGCAGGTGTAGATATAGGTAATGCCACAACCGAAGTAGCACTGGCAAAGTTAACTGACTCAAAACAAGTAGAGTTTATTGCTAGTGGAATTGTACCAACCAGCGGAATTAAAGGAACAAAACAAAACATGAAAGGTGTTTTTGATTCTTTAGATCAAGCGCTAAAGAAAGCAGGAATCACCAGAAAAGATTTAGATTTAATCCGAATCAATGAAGCTGCACCTGTTATAGGGGATGTAGCTATGGAAACTATAACAGAAACCATTATTACTGAGTCCACGATGATCGGTCATAATCCTGCCACTCCTGGGGGGCGTGGATTGGGAGTAGGTCATACTGTAGTGCTGAATGGACTAGAAACAATAACCCATAAAGACCCTGTTATAGTGTTGGTTTCTAAAGAAATTGATTTCTTTAAAGCGGCATCCAATATTAATAAAGCTGTAGAAAAGGGAGTTAAAGTATCTGGTGCTATTCTTCAAAAAGATGATGGGGTTTTAATCAATAATCGTTTAAATCAAAAAATTCCTATAGTTGATGAAGTCATGTTGTTAGAAAAGGTGCCAGTTGGAATGAAGGCTGCTATCGAGGTTGCACCCGCAGGTGGTGTTGTAGAGACATTATCGAATCCTTACGGCATTGCCACTGTATTTGAACTAACTTCTGAAGAAACTAAGATGATTGTACCAATATCGAGAGCCTTAATAGGAAATAGATCTGCAGTTGTAATCAAGACCCCAAAGGGAGATGTCCAAGAAAAAAGAATACCAGCCGGCAAGATTTTTGTTCGAGGCGATAGAGGAGAAAAAACAGTAGATGTTGAGGATGGAGCCTCAAAAATTATGGAGGCAGTAACATTCTCTGCAAGAATCGAGGATATAAAAGGGGAAGCAGGAACCAATGCAGGAGGAATGTTAGAGCGTGTTCGACAAGTAATGTCGGAATTGACGAAACAACCTATTAGTGATATTAAAATACAAGATTTGTTGGCTGTGGACACATTTACTCCTCAAACGGTAAAAGGAGGGCTAGCAGAAGAATTTTCCTTGGAAAATGCCGTAGGAATTGCTGCAATGGTAAAAGCGGATAAATTGCAAATGCAAATGATTGCTAAGCTACTGAAAGAAGAAATAAATGTTGAGGTTGAGGTGGGTGGTGTAGAGGCAGATATGGCTATTGGTGGGGCTCTGACAACACCAGGTAGCAACACCCCCTTAGCTATTTTAGATATGGGGGCAGGGTCTACAGATGCGTCTATTATTGATAAAAATGGAGAAATCACTTCTGTTCATTTAGCTGGAGCAGGAAATATGGTAACAATGCTCATAAATTCTGAGTTAGGATTAGATAGTTTTGAACTGGCCGAGGATATAAAAAAATATCCATTGGCAAAGGTAGAAAGTCTATTTCACATTAGACATGAAGATGGGACGGTAGAGTTCTTGGACAAACCAATAGAACCCCAGTTTTTTGCTCGTACTGTTGTATTAAAGGATAAGGGGATGCTAACTATTCCCGGGAATGTTGCTATCGAGAGAATTAAAGCTATTAGAAAAAATGCCAAAGAAAAAGTGTTTGTCACTAATGCTCTAAGAGCACTAAGAACAGTGTCTCCTACAGGCAATATACGAAGCATAGAATTTGTGGTGTTGGTGGGTGGGTCTGCACTGGACTTTCAAGTGCCACAGGTAGTGACGGATGCCTTAGCACAATATGGCGTCGTTGCAGGACGAGGGAACATCAGGGGAATTGAGGGACCTAGAAATGCAGTGGCTACAGGACTAATTTTAAATTATGCTGAGTGTGGGCAAGATGATGGGCAATAA
- a CDS encoding glycerol dehydratase reactivase beta/small subunit family protein → MMGNKMCHNKTAIFVYISPEIHETPILNEVLWGIEEEEVPYNVETIDKKEATELGYQAAIASPLGVGVGFGEDGYIALHSSNLKQDEPLLKFSFKEETHKVRALGANAARLVKGIPFKEL, encoded by the coding sequence ATGATGGGCAATAAAATGTGTCATAATAAAACTGCGATATTTGTTTACATCTCTCCTGAAATCCACGAAACACCTATTTTAAATGAGGTTCTGTGGGGAATTGAGGAGGAAGAGGTGCCCTATAACGTAGAAACCATTGATAAAAAAGAAGCTACAGAGCTAGGTTACCAGGCTGCAATAGCTTCCCCTTTAGGAGTGGGAGTTGGGTTTGGAGAAGATGGATATATTGCCCTGCATAGTAGCAACCTTAAACAGGATGAACCACTTCTTAAGTTTAGCTTCAAAGAAGAAACGCATAAAGTGAGGGCATTAGGGGCAAATGCCGCTAGATTAGTAAAGGGCATACCATTTAAAGAACTCTAG
- a CDS encoding GlcG/HbpS family heme-binding protein, which produces MNIKTNVVKEVSLETVKKMAQAAEEKAAVLGVPIVFAAVDAGGNLMILHRMEKAFFTSVEIAVNKAFTSAALRVGTDQVAPLVQPGESLYGLQLTNGSKIVPFGGGLPIKVDGEVVGAIGVSGGSVEEDMAIASHALNI; this is translated from the coding sequence TTGAATATCAAAACAAATGTTGTGAAAGAAGTTTCTTTAGAGACTGTAAAAAAGATGGCGCAGGCAGCTGAGGAAAAGGCAGCGGTTCTAGGAGTTCCTATCGTATTTGCTGCCGTAGATGCAGGTGGCAATCTAATGATACTGCACAGAATGGAGAAGGCTTTTTTCACAAGTGTTGAAATTGCCGTAAATAAAGCCTTTACATCAGCTGCATTAAGAGTAGGAACTGATCAAGTAGCACCATTGGTACAGCCAGGAGAGAGTCTATATGGTCTACAATTAACCAATGGTTCTAAAATTGTACCCTTTGGTGGAGGTCTTCCCATTAAGGTAGATGGTGAAGTGGTCGGAGCTATAGGTGTAAGTGGTGGAAGTGTAGAAGAAGACATGGCAATTGCAAGCCATGCTTTGAATATATAA